A part of Oscillatoria sp. FACHB-1406 genomic DNA contains:
- a CDS encoding pentapeptide repeat-containing protein, whose amino-acid sequence MNAGDLFNRLDFSNQSLRGANLAGAELKGANLRNVDLQGANLQNAVLLYAEAIEADFSSANLQAALIAKAFLNLANLSKTNLRGSDLSASRLVGAELTEADLQEATLIETNLVGANLSRANLSRANLSGADLRGALLEGATLVKMLYSHRTLFDEGLDLTKWGACLLAPRASLRGFNLKGANLSNADLRNADLREANLSRTLLSGTNLERANLTRTNLTDANLADANIADAIFETATYSRKTRFPENFNPQLAGAYLIAAEASLAGVNLSSCDLAGVDLHGANLSRANLSEVDFSGGDLSAANLRRALLNEANCEQSDLRNTDFTEAKLQDCNLSAADLRNADLSRADLTGAVLKGVDLRGADLTGANLLQADLSFADLRDADLTKANLQGANLDGANLRKSELVHVNLEAANLTDADLSESILFRVNLRGANLKGADLRGAELKGAVLMDAYLSETEMKDAIVSDPLLELPAASDS is encoded by the coding sequence ATGAACGCTGGCGACTTATTCAACCGTTTAGACTTCAGCAATCAAAGTCTCCGAGGCGCGAACTTAGCCGGAGCCGAGCTAAAAGGGGCCAATCTCCGAAACGTCGATCTTCAAGGCGCAAATCTTCAGAATGCCGTTCTCTTATACGCCGAAGCGATCGAGGCTGACTTTAGTTCGGCGAACTTACAAGCGGCGCTGATAGCCAAAGCTTTTCTCAACCTCGCAAATCTAAGCAAGACGAACTTGCGAGGCAGCGATCTGAGTGCGAGCCGACTGGTAGGTGCAGAACTCACCGAAGCCGACCTCCAAGAAGCCACACTCATTGAAACCAATCTCGTTGGGGCGAACCTGTCGCGAGCGAATTTGTCGCGCGCGAATCTCAGCGGGGCAGACCTCCGGGGCGCGCTCCTCGAAGGGGCAACCTTAGTCAAAATGCTCTACAGCCATCGGACTCTGTTTGACGAAGGGCTGGATTTGACGAAATGGGGAGCCTGCCTGCTCGCGCCGCGTGCTTCATTGCGCGGTTTCAATCTCAAGGGGGCGAACCTCAGCAACGCCGATTTAAGAAATGCCGATTTGCGGGAAGCCAATCTCAGCCGCACGCTCTTAAGCGGGACGAACTTAGAACGAGCCAACCTCACCCGAACCAACCTCACCGATGCTAACCTCGCCGACGCTAATATCGCCGATGCGATTTTTGAAACCGCAACTTATAGCCGTAAAACGCGCTTCCCTGAAAACTTCAATCCTCAGTTAGCCGGAGCCTACTTGATTGCTGCGGAAGCAAGCCTTGCGGGAGTGAATTTGAGCAGTTGCGATTTAGCTGGGGTGGATCTCCACGGTGCGAACCTCAGTCGCGCTAATTTAAGTGAGGTGGATTTTAGCGGCGGCGATTTGAGTGCGGCAAATTTACGGCGCGCGCTACTGAACGAAGCGAATTGCGAGCAGAGTGATTTGAGGAATACCGACTTTACTGAAGCGAAGTTGCAGGATTGCAATTTAAGTGCGGCAGACTTGCGCAATGCGGATCTCAGCCGCGCCGACCTGACGGGGGCGGTGTTGAAAGGGGTGGATTTGCGAGGGGCAGACCTGACGGGGGCTAATCTTTTACAAGCGGATTTGAGCTTCGCGGATTTGCGCGATGCGGATTTAACTAAGGCGAATTTGCAGGGTGCGAATCTCGATGGGGCAAATTTGAGAAAGTCAGAATTGGTTCATGTGAATTTGGAGGCGGCAAACCTTACGGACGCTGACTTAAGCGAGTCTATTTTATTTCGGGTTAATTTACGAGGGGCGAACTTAAAGGGTGCGGATTTGCGAGGTGCTGAATTGAAGGGTGCGGTGTTAATGGATGCTTATTTGAGTGAGACCGAGATGAAGGACGCGATTGTCAGCGATCCGTTGCTAGAACTGCCCGCTGCTTCCGACTCTTAA
- a CDS encoding response regulator, which translates to MNDTLKNAIRQLKMIERRKKPKMLVVDDEPDNLDLLYRTFRRDFRVLKADSGVEALEVLAQEGEVAVIISDQRMPEMKGTEFLSQTVPQFPDTVRIILTGFTDVEDLVDAINSGQVYKYITKPWDPSELKTVVDRAAETYDLLKQRSEDLERANQQTDLTTAILEIAQTYDTLEACLEPLAVAAGKRFGADGCVLQLLEEEAPTGAKGIYAVAETPPVALESDPLAKIAIATSEAQMWMNSSATPIPEGAAEAYQAANLHAHLLFPICFQNQLLALLSLQWQQPTEIEQNDLKLMGLCARQLGLTLALARSR; encoded by the coding sequence ATGAATGATACCCTCAAGAACGCGATACGGCAGTTGAAGATGATAGAACGACGGAAAAAACCCAAAATGCTGGTTGTGGATGACGAACCGGATAATCTCGATTTACTGTATCGGACTTTTAGACGAGACTTCCGTGTTTTGAAAGCCGATAGTGGGGTTGAAGCCTTAGAAGTTCTCGCTCAAGAAGGCGAAGTCGCCGTAATCATCTCCGATCAGCGGATGCCCGAGATGAAGGGAACCGAATTTCTCAGTCAAACCGTTCCTCAGTTTCCCGATACCGTTCGGATTATTCTGACGGGGTTCACGGATGTTGAGGATCTCGTCGATGCGATTAACTCCGGCCAAGTTTATAAATATATAACGAAACCTTGGGATCCGAGCGAACTCAAGACTGTGGTCGATCGCGCCGCCGAAACCTACGATCTCCTCAAACAGCGCAGTGAAGACTTAGAACGGGCAAACCAACAGACAGATTTAACCACCGCCATCTTAGAGATCGCCCAAACCTACGATACCCTTGAAGCTTGTTTAGAACCGCTAGCCGTAGCTGCGGGTAAGCGATTTGGGGCGGATGGTTGCGTCCTGCAACTTCTCGAAGAAGAAGCGCCAACGGGAGCGAAAGGGATTTACGCGGTGGCAGAAACGCCGCCTGTGGCGCTCGAGAGCGATCCTCTGGCCAAAATCGCGATCGCCACCTCCGAAGCCCAAATGTGGATGAACTCCAGTGCGACTCCCATACCCGAGGGTGCAGCAGAGGCGTACCAAGCGGCAAATTTACACGCCCATCTCCTCTTTCCCATCTGCTTCCAAAATCAACTGTTAGCCTTGCTGTCCCTGCAATGGCAGCAGCCGACGGAAATCGAACAAAACGATTTAAAATTAATGGGTCTGTGTGCGCGGCAACTCGGCTTAACGCTTGCCTTAGCCCGCTCGCGCTGA
- a CDS encoding glycosyltransferase family 39 protein has protein sequence MSVRYSLNKLISRSSAPKNNRWLVVIGILAMGLALRWARLATKPLWADEIFTAIFSLGQSMEEIPTGQFIPLDRLTAIFQLKPETNCAEIAHHLATQSTHPPLFFCAMHQWLTWLEPFNLPLAWKLRALPAIWGTAAIAAIYLLNRQAFSPRAGLFGAAFAAVSPFGIYQSQEARHYTLPILLIALSLIFLLEMQKSHQSALRRYGMALGWAATHTLSLYVHYFCAIAFIAQILTLVICGLRISKKQENGEDRLPITNYELRTTNYKIWQLLPFSLLPPLLYLPWLPVAIAHFSSPKSDWLPKPQHIVPLLQTVMAMLLTIVAPPVESQPLAIVIPAIAFTLLFLGWFLPRAYRGFKLLLAAPDTRDNAFTLACFIALVLLQLLAIVYLLGKDITIAPRYHFIYYPAFCALLAASVTAIQNSTAPEAEKSPRSPERLKFSIVHNRLSIILLTVSFLSSLFVIFNLAFQKPYHPLPVAKTLDKPSGSVAIAMGYSDNQEIAIGLSYALALKEIGQKSPPANWLFLDSSQGYERVWALLSEQSVAPDFLWVFAPGLIEAQYPPSLEVGEKIRCTQQSGESYRVGIPYQLYRCPSAQ, from the coding sequence ATGAGCGTTCGCTACTCTCTCAACAAACTTATCAGTCGAAGCAGCGCTCCTAAAAATAACCGCTGGCTCGTTGTAATTGGAATTTTAGCAATGGGTTTAGCGCTGCGGTGGGCGCGATTGGCAACGAAACCCCTATGGGCGGATGAAATTTTTACCGCAATTTTCAGCTTGGGGCAAAGCATGGAAGAAATTCCCACCGGGCAGTTTATTCCCCTCGATCGCCTAACGGCAATTTTCCAGCTAAAGCCCGAAACAAACTGCGCCGAAATCGCCCATCACTTAGCGACGCAATCGACGCATCCGCCCCTATTTTTTTGCGCCATGCACCAGTGGCTGACGTGGCTAGAACCCTTCAATCTGCCGCTAGCCTGGAAATTGCGCGCCCTACCCGCCATCTGGGGAACTGCTGCGATCGCAGCCATTTACCTCCTCAACCGTCAAGCCTTCTCCCCGCGCGCCGGATTGTTCGGGGCTGCCTTTGCCGCCGTCTCTCCCTTTGGCATCTACCAATCCCAAGAAGCGCGTCACTACACCCTACCCATTCTCCTCATCGCTCTATCTTTAATTTTCCTGCTGGAAATGCAAAAAAGCCATCAGTCGGCGCTGAGGCGGTATGGGATGGCTTTAGGATGGGCAGCAACCCACACCCTTAGCCTGTACGTTCACTACTTTTGCGCGATCGCGTTTATCGCTCAAATTCTGACTCTGGTTATCTGCGGGTTGCGCATTAGCAAGAAGCAGGAGAACGGGGAAGACAGACTACCAATTACGAATTACGAATTACGAACTACGAATTACAAAATCTGGCAACTTCTTCCTTTCAGCCTGCTGCCGCCGCTATTGTACCTTCCCTGGCTGCCCGTCGCGATCGCGCACTTCAGCAGCCCCAAATCCGACTGGTTGCCGAAACCGCAACACATCGTTCCGCTGCTGCAAACGGTCATGGCAATGCTCTTAACGATTGTTGCCCCACCTGTAGAAAGCCAGCCCCTTGCCATTGTTATTCCCGCGATCGCCTTCACGCTGCTGTTTCTCGGCTGGTTTCTGCCTCGAGCCTATCGAGGCTTCAAACTCCTACTCGCCGCCCCCGATACCCGCGACAATGCCTTCACCCTCGCCTGCTTCATTGCCCTCGTACTGCTCCAACTGCTCGCGATCGTCTACCTATTGGGCAAAGATATCACCATTGCCCCCCGCTATCACTTCATTTACTATCCCGCCTTCTGCGCCCTTCTCGCCGCCAGCGTCACAGCAATCCAAAATTCAACAGCACCAGAGGCGGAGAAATCTCCTCGCAGTCCAGAGCGCTTGAAGTTTTCCATTGTCCACAATCGATTGTCAATTATCCTCCTCACCGTCAGCTTTCTCAGTTCGCTCTTCGTTATCTTCAACCTCGCCTTCCAAAAACCGTATCATCCTCTTCCCGTAGCAAAAACGCTCGATAAACCTTCCGGCTCAGTCGCGATCGCAATGGGATATAGCGATAATCAAGAAATAGCAATCGGATTGAGCTATGCTTTAGCGTTAAAGGAGATTGGCCAAAAATCTCCACCCGCGAACTGGCTGTTTCTCGATTCCAGTCAGGGATACGAGCGCGTTTGGGCGTTATTATCAGAACAGTCAGTTGCACCGGACTTTCTCTGGGTTTTTGCTCCCGGACTGATAGAAGCTCAATATCCCCCATCCCTCGAAGTGGGGGAAAAAATACGGTGTACTCAGCAATCGGGTGAATCTTATCGAGTCGGAATTCCTTATCAACTTTACCGCTGTCCTTCAGCCCAATGA
- a CDS encoding thiazole synthase, protein MPVLPTFSPDSTHLATADKPLIIAGRTFRSRLMTGTGKYANIDLMQQSIAASGCEIVTVAVRRVQTKAPGHEGLAEALDWTKIWMLPNTAGCQTAEEAVRVARLGREMAKLLGQEENNFVKLEVIPDPKYLLPDPIGTLEAAEQLVKEGFAVLPYINADPLLAKRLEEAGCVTVMPLGSPIGSGQGIKNAANIQIIVEEARVPVVVDAGIGTPSEAAEAMEMGADALLINSAIALAHNPIAMAKAMGLAAEAGRLAYLSGRIPVKTYASASSPLTGRVSKEL, encoded by the coding sequence ATGCCTGTTCTCCCTACGTTTTCTCCCGACTCCACCCACCTTGCAACCGCCGATAAACCCCTCATTATTGCCGGACGTACTTTTCGCTCGCGCCTGATGACAGGAACGGGCAAATATGCCAATATCGACCTGATGCAGCAAAGTATAGCGGCGAGCGGCTGCGAAATCGTTACCGTCGCCGTGCGTCGCGTCCAAACCAAAGCACCAGGACACGAAGGGCTTGCCGAAGCCTTAGATTGGACAAAGATTTGGATGCTTCCCAATACCGCCGGTTGCCAAACCGCAGAAGAAGCGGTTCGCGTCGCCCGTTTGGGGAGAGAAATGGCAAAACTCCTCGGCCAGGAAGAGAACAATTTTGTCAAATTAGAAGTTATTCCCGATCCTAAATATTTACTCCCCGATCCCATCGGCACTTTGGAAGCCGCAGAACAGTTAGTTAAAGAAGGATTTGCCGTTCTGCCCTATATCAATGCCGATCCGCTGCTTGCCAAGCGATTGGAGGAAGCGGGCTGCGTAACGGTAATGCCTCTTGGTTCTCCGATTGGTTCGGGACAGGGCATCAAAAACGCCGCCAACATCCAGATTATCGTCGAAGAAGCTCGGGTTCCGGTAGTCGTCGATGCGGGGATCGGTACGCCGAGCGAAGCCGCAGAAGCGATGGAAATGGGCGCAGACGCGCTACTGATTAATAGCGCGATCGCGCTCGCCCACAACCCGATCGCAATGGCAAAAGCAATGGGCTTAGCCGCAGAAGCAGGGCGCTTAGCCTACCTCTCCGGACGCATCCCCGTTAAGACTTACGCCAGTGCAAGTTCTCCTTTGACCGGAAGGGTGAGTAAGGAATTATGA
- the ubiE gene encoding bifunctional demethylmenaquinone methyltransferase/2-methoxy-6-polyprenyl-1,4-benzoquinol methylase UbiE, with protein MTANVSPQSEDIQALFNRIAPVYDRLNQELSWGLHRIWKQMAANWAEPQPGDRGLDLCCGSGDLALLLARRVGKTGKVIGVDFSAQQLAIARQNAARCFPTPPVEWVESDVLSLPFDSNSFDCATMGYGLRNVVDIPRCLSELHRVLNPGARAAILDFHHPENPVLQTFQQWYLDSVVVPTAQRYQLREEYAYIAPSLDRFVKGSEQEKLARTVGFARATHYPIAGGMMGVLVLEKSEN; from the coding sequence TTGACGGCTAACGTTTCTCCTCAATCCGAAGACATTCAAGCACTCTTTAACCGCATCGCGCCCGTTTACGATCGCCTCAATCAGGAATTAAGTTGGGGATTGCACCGCATTTGGAAGCAGATGGCTGCGAACTGGGCGGAACCGCAACCGGGAGATCGCGGGCTAGATTTATGCTGCGGTAGCGGCGATCTTGCCCTCCTCCTAGCGCGACGAGTCGGTAAAACCGGGAAAGTCATCGGTGTAGACTTTTCCGCCCAACAACTCGCGATCGCGCGCCAAAACGCCGCCCGATGCTTCCCCACCCCTCCCGTCGAATGGGTAGAAAGCGATGTCTTGAGCCTTCCCTTTGACAGCAACAGCTTCGACTGCGCGACGATGGGCTACGGGCTGCGCAACGTTGTCGATATTCCTCGCTGTCTGAGCGAACTGCACCGCGTCCTCAATCCCGGCGCGCGCGCTGCCATTCTCGACTTTCACCACCCCGAAAATCCCGTCCTGCAAACCTTCCAACAGTGGTATCTCGATAGCGTCGTCGTTCCTACCGCCCAACGCTACCAACTCCGGGAAGAATACGCTTATATCGCTCCGAGTTTAGACCGTTTTGTTAAAGGCAGCGAGCAAGAAAAGCTCGCCCGGACGGTCGGATTCGCCCGCGCTACACACTACCCGATTGCCGGTGGGATGATGGGGGTTTTAGTGTTGGAAAAAAGTGAAAATTGA
- a CDS encoding DUF445 family protein, with product MDWSTLWLIAVPPLAGAIIGYFTNDIAIKMLFRPYKAVYFGKRQLPFTPGLIPRNQNRLAKRISDTIMGSLLTPGELQKLTRRLLQPERVRGALLWLLQLAIAQLEGEKQQRTAKILAEILRDLFAESLPRLLKVWARQENFLEAQIDQVFDRVLLDFQLTDLQARKLSDWLLEVVLPPDKLRQAIIDFLTDRNIQIIDEGFREKSSGTYWVVANLFGLRNTLTRLRSFCLDEKEVSNARLQELILLLEIRDRLRLWLQSLSLQNLPVSTVRQLRQTIRDTARNYLKESGARVLQEVGQSVDWDKIAAILVGRLRNSAALSNSLEIASEELSLVLERYLEQELENLVARVIPILSLDTVITERVIATSPEDLENAIQGIVKSELQAIVNLGGILGFIVGIVQAVILLFN from the coding sequence TTGGACTGGTCTACCCTCTGGCTCATTGCCGTTCCTCCCCTCGCTGGCGCAATCATTGGTTATTTCACCAACGATATCGCCATTAAAATGCTTTTTCGACCGTACAAAGCGGTTTATTTTGGCAAACGCCAGCTTCCCTTCACGCCGGGATTGATTCCCCGCAATCAAAACCGCCTTGCCAAACGTATTTCCGATACGATTATGGGTTCCCTGCTTACGCCGGGAGAACTGCAAAAATTGACGCGACGGTTGTTGCAGCCGGAACGAGTACGGGGCGCGCTTTTGTGGCTCCTGCAACTCGCGATCGCTCAGTTGGAAGGCGAGAAGCAGCAGCGAACTGCAAAAATCCTCGCCGAAATTTTACGAGACCTTTTTGCAGAATCTTTGCCGCGCCTCCTCAAAGTTTGGGCGCGGCAAGAAAACTTTCTCGAAGCGCAAATCGACCAAGTTTTCGATCGCGTCTTGCTCGATTTTCAACTCACCGACTTGCAAGCCCGCAAACTCTCCGATTGGCTGCTCGAAGTCGTCCTGCCGCCGGACAAACTGCGCCAAGCCATCATCGATTTTCTCACCGATCGCAATATTCAAATTATCGACGAAGGGTTTCGCGAAAAAAGCAGCGGTACTTACTGGGTTGTCGCCAATCTCTTTGGCTTGCGCAACACCTTAACCCGCTTGCGTAGCTTTTGTTTAGACGAAAAAGAAGTGAGCAATGCTCGCCTGCAAGAGCTAATTTTATTATTAGAAATCCGCGATCGCTTGCGACTTTGGTTGCAAAGCCTCTCCTTGCAAAACCTCCCCGTTTCTACCGTTCGCCAACTTCGCCAAACCATTCGCGACACCGCGCGCAACTACCTCAAAGAAAGCGGCGCTCGCGTCTTGCAAGAAGTCGGTCAATCCGTCGATTGGGATAAAATCGCTGCCATTTTAGTCGGTCGCCTGCGTAACTCCGCCGCCCTCTCAAATTCCCTAGAAATTGCCAGCGAAGAACTTTCCCTCGTCCTCGAGCGCTACCTCGAACAAGAACTTGAAAATCTCGTCGCTCGAGTCATTCCCATCCTGTCCCTCGATACCGTCATTACCGAAAGAGTTATAGCAACTTCTCCCGAAGACCTAGAGAACGCTATTCAAGGCATTGTTAAGAGCGAACTCCAAGCCATTGTTAATTTAGGCGGAATTTTAGGGTTTATCGTCGGTATTGTGCAAGCCGTTATTCTTTTGTTCAATTAA